A single genomic interval of Burkholderia cepacia ATCC 25416 harbors:
- a CDS encoding acid phosphatase gives MKNHAWIRFTPIAVAAAAALTACGGDDVQQQGLSTVKNVVVIYAENRSFDNLYGNFPGANGLQNVTAASAQQKDRNGQPLATLPKAWGGLTAKGVTPAVTEAMTANLPNAPFAIDDPNGFNTPMSVTTRDLYHRFYENQMQINGGKNDMFAAWADSGGLVMGHYTPDATKLPLWKIAQQFTLADNFFMGAFGGSFLNHQYLICACAPFYANADKSPAAGSISAVAADGKSLQLASNSPASALDGAPKFVNSGNLTPDFYAINTMQPPYQPSGNKAASGGDPNLADPSAATTLPPQSQQNIGDLLTNAGVSWAWYGGAWNQALQAAQSGTANVIYGPNMTAPNFQPHHQPFNYYANQAPGSTSRAQHLLDGGTDGSEFIKAIDAGTLPQVAFYKPQGNLNEHPGYTDVASGDQHIANVLAHLQASPQWKNMVVVVTYDENGGFWDHVSPPKGDRWGPGTRIPALIVSPFSKKGFVDHTQYDTASILRFITRRFSLPRLAGLQQRDDALKANGGQPMGDLTNALQLSPNL, from the coding sequence ATGAAAAACCACGCCTGGATTCGCTTTACACCGATCGCCGTTGCCGCGGCTGCCGCCCTCACCGCCTGCGGCGGCGACGACGTGCAGCAGCAAGGCCTGTCGACGGTCAAGAACGTCGTCGTGATCTACGCGGAAAACCGCAGCTTCGACAACCTGTACGGCAACTTCCCCGGCGCGAACGGCCTGCAGAACGTGACCGCGGCCAGCGCGCAGCAGAAGGACCGCAACGGCCAGCCGCTCGCGACGCTGCCGAAGGCCTGGGGCGGCCTGACCGCGAAGGGCGTGACGCCGGCCGTGACCGAGGCGATGACGGCGAACCTGCCGAACGCGCCGTTCGCGATCGACGACCCGAACGGCTTCAACACGCCGATGAGCGTGACGACGCGCGACCTGTATCACCGCTTCTACGAGAACCAGATGCAGATCAACGGCGGCAAGAACGACATGTTCGCCGCATGGGCCGACTCGGGCGGCCTCGTGATGGGCCACTACACGCCCGACGCGACGAAGCTGCCGCTGTGGAAGATCGCGCAGCAGTTCACGCTGGCCGACAACTTCTTCATGGGCGCGTTCGGCGGCTCGTTCCTGAACCACCAGTACCTGATCTGCGCGTGCGCGCCGTTCTACGCGAACGCGGACAAGAGCCCGGCCGCCGGTTCGATCTCGGCCGTCGCCGCCGACGGCAAGTCGCTGCAGCTCGCGAGCAACTCGCCCGCTTCCGCGCTCGACGGCGCGCCGAAGTTCGTGAACTCGGGCAACCTGACGCCGGACTTCTACGCGATCAACACGATGCAGCCGCCGTACCAGCCGAGCGGCAACAAGGCGGCGTCGGGCGGCGATCCGAACCTCGCCGACCCGTCGGCCGCGACGACACTGCCGCCGCAGTCGCAACAGAACATCGGCGACCTGCTGACCAACGCGGGCGTGTCGTGGGCGTGGTACGGCGGTGCGTGGAACCAGGCACTGCAGGCCGCGCAAAGCGGCACGGCGAACGTGATCTACGGCCCGAACATGACGGCGCCGAACTTCCAGCCGCACCACCAGCCGTTCAACTACTACGCGAACCAGGCGCCGGGCAGCACGAGCCGCGCGCAGCACTTGCTCGACGGCGGCACCGACGGCAGCGAGTTCATCAAGGCGATCGACGCGGGCACGCTGCCGCAGGTCGCGTTCTACAAGCCGCAGGGCAACCTGAACGAGCACCCGGGTTACACGGACGTCGCAAGCGGCGACCAGCACATCGCGAACGTGCTCGCGCACCTGCAGGCGAGCCCGCAGTGGAAGAACATGGTCGTGGTCGTCACGTACGACGAAAACGGCGGCTTCTGGGATCACGTGTCGCCGCCGAAGGGCGACCGCTGGGGCCCGGGCACGCGCATTCCGGCGCTGATCGTGTCGCCGTTCTCGAAGAAGGGTTTCGTCGACCACACGCAGTACGACACCGCGTCGATCCTGCGCTTCATCACGCGCCGCTTCTCGCTGCCGCGCCTCGCCGGCCTGCAACAGCGCGACGACGCGCTGAAGGCCAACGGCGGGCAGCCGATGGGCGACCTGACGAACGCGCTGCAACTGTCGCCGAACCTGTAA
- a CDS encoding cytochrome-c peroxidase yields the protein MKPRQPTAGAFARSWLHLAGAFALAATLVTVAGCDGQPGAGAPSAQAASAPGGAHPVASATVAASGAVVATNQPQTRAQVYEGVRRMTALGKQLFFDPTLSGSGKLACASCHSPDHAFGPPNALDVQFGGDDMKHPGFRAVPSLKYLQGVPQFTEHFHDSDDEGDESVDAGPTGGLTWDGRVDTGAEQARIPLTSPFEMNSSPAKVAQAVKAAPYAEEFRAVFGVKVLDDDAATFKAVLRALETFEQTPELFSPYTSKYDAYLAGHAQLTPAEMRGLQLFNDEKKGNCASCHISQRALDGTPPQFSDFGLIAIAVPRNRALPVNRDPRFHDLGACGPERTDLKGRDEFCGLFRTPSLRNVALRKTFFHNGVYHTLEDVMRFYVERDIHPEKFYPVVHGKVQIYDDLPKRYWPNINREAPFDRKRGEQPALNAAEIKDVIAFLGTLTDGYQQAAAPGGH from the coding sequence ATGAAGCCTCGCCAACCGACAGCCGGCGCATTCGCGCGTTCGTGGCTGCATCTCGCCGGCGCATTCGCGCTGGCCGCCACGCTCGTCACCGTTGCCGGCTGTGACGGACAGCCCGGTGCCGGTGCGCCGTCCGCACAGGCTGCGAGCGCGCCGGGCGGCGCGCACCCCGTTGCGTCCGCAACGGTTGCCGCGAGCGGCGCCGTGGTCGCGACGAACCAGCCGCAGACGCGGGCACAAGTTTACGAAGGCGTGCGCCGGATGACGGCGCTCGGCAAGCAACTTTTCTTCGACCCTACGCTGTCAGGTTCCGGCAAGCTCGCGTGCGCGTCGTGTCACAGCCCCGATCACGCATTCGGGCCGCCCAATGCGCTGGACGTGCAGTTCGGCGGCGACGACATGAAGCATCCGGGCTTTCGTGCGGTGCCGTCGCTCAAGTACCTGCAGGGCGTGCCGCAGTTCACCGAGCACTTCCACGATTCCGACGACGAAGGCGACGAAAGCGTCGATGCGGGCCCGACGGGCGGCCTCACGTGGGACGGCCGCGTCGACACGGGCGCCGAGCAGGCGCGCATTCCGCTCACGTCGCCGTTCGAGATGAACAGCTCGCCGGCGAAGGTCGCGCAGGCCGTGAAGGCCGCGCCGTACGCGGAGGAGTTCCGCGCGGTGTTCGGCGTGAAGGTGCTCGACGACGACGCGGCCACGTTCAAGGCCGTGCTGCGCGCGCTCGAAACGTTCGAGCAGACGCCCGAGCTGTTCTCGCCGTACACGAGCAAGTACGACGCGTATCTCGCGGGCCATGCGCAGCTCACGCCGGCCGAAATGCGCGGCCTGCAGCTGTTCAACGACGAGAAGAAGGGCAACTGCGCGAGCTGCCACATCAGCCAGCGCGCACTCGACGGCACGCCGCCGCAGTTCAGCGATTTCGGGCTGATCGCGATCGCGGTGCCGCGCAATCGCGCGCTGCCCGTCAATCGCGACCCGCGCTTTCACGACCTCGGCGCGTGCGGCCCCGAGCGTACCGACCTGAAGGGCCGCGACGAATTCTGCGGGTTGTTCCGCACGCCGTCGCTGCGCAACGTCGCGCTGCGCAAGACGTTCTTCCACAACGGCGTCTATCACACGCTCGAGGACGTGATGCGCTTCTACGTCGAGCGCGACATTCATCCGGAGAAGTTCTATCCGGTCGTGCACGGCAAGGTGCAGATCTATGACGACCTGCCGAAACGCTACTGGCCGAACATCAACCGCGAGGCGCCGTTCGACCGCAAGCGCGGCGAGCAGCCGGCGCTGAACGCGGCCGAGATCAAGGACGTGATCGCCTTCCTCGGCACGTTGACTGACGGATATCAGCAAGCGGCCGCGCCGGGCGGCCACTAG
- a CDS encoding NUDIX domain-containing protein, producing MKRGDAPRTVSCGVVILDAAGRVFLAHATDTTHWDIPKGQGEPGESPADAALRELLEETGIALAPARLLDLGRFAYRHDKDLHLFAVQVAEGEIDPAQCTCTSLFPSRRDGSMIPEMDAYRWTVPADIDAYASRSLARLFRTKLSLVDLHRRLTGA from the coding sequence ATGAAGCGGGGCGACGCGCCGCGCACGGTGTCGTGCGGCGTCGTGATCCTCGATGCGGCCGGCCGCGTGTTCCTCGCGCACGCGACGGACACCACGCACTGGGACATCCCGAAGGGGCAGGGCGAGCCGGGCGAATCGCCGGCCGACGCCGCGCTGCGCGAACTGCTCGAGGAAACCGGCATCGCGCTGGCGCCGGCCCGGTTGCTCGATCTCGGCCGCTTTGCGTACCGGCACGACAAGGATCTGCACCTGTTCGCGGTGCAGGTGGCCGAAGGCGAGATCGATCCCGCGCAGTGCACGTGCACGTCGCTGTTTCCGAGCCGCCGCGACGGCTCGATGATTCCCGAGATGGATGCGTATCGCTGGACCGTGCCGGCCGACATCGACGCGTATGCGAGCCGCAGCCTCGCGCGGCTGTTTCGCACGAAGCTGTCGCTGGTGGATCTGCATCGGCGGTTGACGGGCGCGTAA
- a CDS encoding glutamine--tRNA ligase/YqeY domain fusion protein: MSTERNDAPAASNFIRNIIDDDNRTGKWGGRVETRFPPEPNGYLHIGHAKSICLNFSVARDYGGVCHLRFDDTNPEKESVEYVDSIVDAVRWLGFDWRKDAVDHQYFASDYYDKLYEFAELLIQRGKAYVDSQSAEEMRANRGSLTEGGKPSPFRDRTPEENLDLFRRMKAGEFKEGEHVLRAKIDMASPNMNMRDPVIYRIRYAHHYRTGDAWCVYPMYDYTHCISDALEGITHSLCTLEFEDHRPLYDWVLNELAEAGMFTRPLPQQIEFSRLNLTYAITSKRKLLQLVTEGHVDGWDDPRMPTIVGVRRRGFTPESIHLFCERIGVTKIDSWIDMSIFEGALRDDLDDKAARTVAVLDPLKLVIDNYPEDLEEACTAPVHPHHPDRGVRTFPISRELWIEREDFVENPPKGYFRLFPGNKVRLRYGYVIECTGFDKDADGNVTAVHCNYFPDSKSGTEGANNYKVKGNIHWVSAKHAQPAEVRIYDRLFKEPHPDAGGANFLEALNPDSKKIVQAYVEPGNSDIAPETRVQFERHGYFVADRVDSKPGKPVFNRIVGLRDSWGKPA; the protein is encoded by the coding sequence ATGAGCACCGAACGCAACGACGCCCCCGCGGCTTCCAATTTCATCCGCAACATCATCGACGACGACAACCGCACCGGCAAATGGGGCGGCCGCGTCGAAACACGCTTCCCGCCCGAGCCGAACGGCTACCTGCACATCGGCCACGCCAAGAGCATCTGCCTGAACTTCAGCGTCGCACGCGACTACGGCGGCGTGTGCCACCTGCGCTTCGACGATACGAACCCGGAAAAGGAAAGCGTCGAGTACGTCGACTCGATCGTCGACGCGGTGCGCTGGCTCGGCTTCGACTGGCGCAAGGACGCGGTCGATCACCAGTACTTCGCGAGCGACTACTACGACAAGCTGTACGAATTCGCCGAGCTGCTGATCCAGCGCGGCAAGGCGTACGTCGACAGCCAGAGCGCGGAAGAAATGCGCGCGAACCGCGGCTCGCTGACCGAAGGCGGCAAGCCGTCGCCGTTCCGCGACCGCACGCCGGAAGAAAACCTCGACCTGTTCCGCCGCATGAAGGCCGGCGAGTTCAAGGAAGGCGAGCACGTGCTGCGCGCGAAGATCGACATGGCTTCGCCGAACATGAACATGCGCGACCCGGTGATCTACCGGATCCGCTACGCGCACCACTACCGCACCGGCGACGCGTGGTGCGTGTACCCGATGTACGACTACACGCACTGCATCTCGGATGCGCTCGAAGGCATCACGCATTCGCTGTGCACGCTCGAATTCGAGGATCACCGCCCGCTGTACGACTGGGTGCTGAACGAACTCGCGGAAGCCGGCATGTTCACGCGCCCGCTGCCGCAACAGATCGAATTCTCGCGGCTGAACCTCACGTACGCGATCACCAGCAAGCGCAAGCTGCTGCAGCTCGTCACCGAAGGCCACGTCGACGGCTGGGACGACCCCCGGATGCCGACGATCGTCGGCGTGCGCCGCCGCGGCTTCACGCCGGAGAGCATCCACCTGTTCTGCGAGCGGATCGGCGTGACGAAGATCGATTCGTGGATCGACATGAGCATCTTCGAAGGCGCGCTGCGCGACGACCTCGACGACAAGGCAGCGCGCACGGTCGCCGTGCTCGATCCGCTGAAGCTCGTGATCGACAACTACCCGGAAGACCTCGAGGAAGCGTGCACGGCGCCCGTGCATCCGCACCATCCGGATCGCGGCGTGCGCACGTTCCCGATCTCGCGCGAGCTGTGGATCGAGCGCGAGGATTTCGTCGAAAACCCGCCGAAGGGCTATTTCCGCCTGTTCCCGGGCAACAAGGTGCGCCTGCGCTACGGCTACGTGATCGAGTGCACGGGCTTCGACAAGGACGCCGACGGCAACGTGACGGCCGTGCACTGCAACTACTTCCCGGACAGCAAGTCGGGCACCGAAGGCGCGAACAACTACAAGGTCAAGGGCAACATCCACTGGGTCAGCGCGAAGCATGCGCAGCCGGCCGAAGTGCGGATCTACGACCGCCTGTTCAAGGAGCCGCATCCGGACGCGGGCGGCGCGAACTTCCTCGAGGCGCTGAATCCGGATTCGAAGAAGATCGTCCAGGCATACGTCGAGCCGGGCAACAGCGACATCGCGCCGGAAACGCGCGTGCAGTTCGAGCGTCACGGCTACTTCGTGGCCGATCGTGTCGATTCGAAGCCGGGCAAGCCCGTGTTCAACCGGATCGTCGGGCTGCGCGACAGCTGGGGCAAGCCGGCCTGA
- a CDS encoding ornithine acetyltransferase, with protein MMKKTTFIVRTAVIVAALSQLGACAMTHTQRNAGIGAAAGGALGYLVTGGPLGTVAGAAAGGIVGANVR; from the coding sequence ATGATGAAGAAGACCACGTTTATCGTTCGTACCGCCGTGATCGTCGCGGCCCTGTCGCAACTCGGCGCGTGCGCCATGACGCATACGCAGCGCAATGCCGGCATCGGCGCGGCCGCCGGCGGCGCGCTCGGTTACCTGGTGACGGGCGGCCCGCTCGGCACGGTCGCCGGCGCCGCGGCGGGCGGTATCGTCGGCGCGAACGTGCGCTGA
- a CDS encoding RBBP9/YdeN family alpha/beta hydrolase, whose amino-acid sequence MSSFPVLILPGYANSGPLHWQSRWERADARFSRVAMPDWDRAFRNGWCLALDRAVEAAPGPVLIAGHSLGTLTTAWWATRYARPAALAKVRGALLVALPDPGGPAFPADAHGFGPVPLERLPFPTCVVASSDDPYGSLAFARGCANAWGSAFHDIGPRGHINADSGLGDWPEARGWLDALARRG is encoded by the coding sequence ATGAGCTCATTTCCCGTTCTCATCCTGCCGGGTTACGCCAATTCGGGCCCGCTTCACTGGCAGAGCCGCTGGGAGCGTGCCGATGCACGTTTCTCGCGCGTCGCGATGCCCGACTGGGACCGTGCGTTCCGCAACGGCTGGTGTCTCGCGCTCGATCGCGCGGTCGAAGCCGCGCCCGGGCCGGTGCTGATCGCCGGCCACAGTCTCGGCACGCTCACCACCGCGTGGTGGGCGACCCGCTATGCGCGCCCGGCCGCGCTCGCGAAGGTGCGCGGCGCGCTGCTCGTCGCGCTGCCCGACCCGGGCGGCCCCGCGTTTCCGGCCGATGCGCACGGCTTCGGGCCCGTGCCGCTCGAACGGCTGCCGTTTCCGACCTGCGTCGTCGCCAGCAGCGACGATCCGTACGGCTCGCTTGCGTTCGCGCGCGGTTGCGCGAACGCATGGGGCAGCGCTTTCCACGATATCGGCCCGCGCGGCCACATCAATGCGGACAGCGGGCTCGGCGACTGGCCCGAGGCGCGCGGCTGGCTCGACGCGCTCGCCCGCCGCGGCTGA
- a CDS encoding CaiB/BaiF CoA transferase family protein, whose amino-acid sequence MGALSHIRVLDLTRVLAGPWCAQTLADFGADVIKVERPGAGDDTRHWGPPYLKDADGADTAEAAYYLAANRNKRSVTVDIATPEGQQIVRELAAQSDVVLENYKVGQLKKYGLDYESLRAVKPDLVYCSVTGFGQTGPYAHRAGYDFIVQGIGGFMSITGERDGEPGGGPQKAGVAIADLATGLYSTIAVLAALTHRDRTGEGQYIDMALLDVQVALLANMNTNFLASGKPPVRWGNAHPNIVPYQTFQTSDGWIIVAVGNDGQFRKFVEAGGRPELADDERFATNPSRVRHRDTLVPILADMVKARGKADWIDALEAAGVPCGPINDLDEVFDNEQVVARGMQVSLPHPSGADAKLVRNPIRMSVTPPDARTAPPLLGAQTDDVLRDMLGYDDAKIARLRAKQAI is encoded by the coding sequence ATGGGTGCCCTGAGCCATATCCGCGTGCTGGACCTCACCCGCGTGCTCGCGGGCCCGTGGTGCGCGCAGACGCTTGCCGATTTCGGCGCGGACGTGATCAAGGTCGAGCGCCCGGGCGCCGGCGACGACACGCGCCACTGGGGGCCGCCGTACCTGAAGGACGCGGACGGCGCGGATACCGCCGAGGCCGCGTACTACCTGGCGGCGAACCGCAACAAGCGCTCGGTGACGGTCGACATCGCCACACCCGAGGGCCAGCAGATCGTGCGCGAACTCGCCGCGCAAAGCGACGTCGTGCTCGAGAACTACAAGGTCGGCCAGTTGAAGAAATACGGGCTCGATTACGAATCGCTGCGCGCGGTGAAGCCCGACCTCGTCTACTGCTCGGTCACCGGCTTTGGCCAGACGGGCCCGTACGCGCATCGTGCCGGCTACGACTTCATCGTCCAGGGGATCGGCGGCTTCATGAGCATCACCGGCGAGCGCGACGGCGAGCCGGGCGGCGGCCCGCAGAAGGCCGGCGTCGCGATCGCCGACCTCGCGACCGGCCTCTACTCGACGATCGCGGTGCTCGCCGCCCTCACCCACCGCGACCGGACGGGCGAAGGCCAGTACATCGACATGGCGCTGCTCGACGTGCAGGTCGCGCTGCTCGCGAACATGAACACCAACTTCCTCGCGAGCGGCAAGCCGCCGGTGCGCTGGGGCAACGCGCATCCGAACATCGTGCCGTACCAGACGTTCCAGACGAGCGACGGGTGGATCATCGTCGCGGTCGGCAACGACGGGCAGTTCCGCAAGTTCGTCGAGGCGGGCGGCCGGCCCGAGCTGGCCGACGACGAGCGCTTCGCGACGAATCCGTCGCGCGTGCGCCACCGCGACACGCTGGTGCCGATCCTCGCGGACATGGTGAAGGCGCGCGGCAAGGCCGACTGGATCGACGCGCTCGAAGCGGCCGGCGTGCCGTGCGGGCCGATCAACGATCTCGACGAGGTGTTCGACAACGAGCAGGTCGTCGCGCGCGGCATGCAGGTGTCGCTGCCGCATCCGAGCGGCGCGGACGCGAAGCTCGTGCGCAACCCGATCCGGATGAGCGTGACGCCGCCCGACGCGCGTACCGCCCCGCCGCTGCTCGGCGCACAGACCGACGACGTGCTGCGCGACATGCTCGGCTACGACGACGCGAAGATCGCCCGGCTGCGCGCTAAACAGGCGATCTGA
- the alaS gene encoding alanine--tRNA ligase — MKAAEIREKFLKFFESKGHTIVRSSSLVPGNDPTLMFTNSGMVQFKDVFLGTDPRPYSRATTAQRSVRAGGKHNDLENVGYTARHHTFFEMLGNFSFGDYFKHDAIKFAWELLTTVYQLPKDKLWVTVYQEDDEAYDIWAKEVGVPTERIIRIGDNKGARYASDNFWTMGDTGPCGPCTEIFYDHGPDVWGGPPGSPEEDGDRYIEIWNLVFMQFNRDAQGNMTRLPKQSVDTGMGLERLAAVLQHVHSNYEIDLFQNLIKAAARVTEISDLTNNSLKVIADHIRACSFLIVDGVIPGNEGRGYVLRRIVRRAIRHGYKLGRKGAFFHKLVADLVAEMGVAYPELKEAEQRVTDVLRQEEERFFETIEHGMSILEAALADVEAKGGKVLDGELAFKLHDTYGFPLDLTADVCRERGMTVDEPAFDDAMARQREQARAAGKFKATQGLEYTGAKTTFHGYEEIAFDDAKVVALYVDGSSVNEAKTGQDAVVVLDHTPFYAESGGQVGDQGVLANAATRFAVADTLKVQADVIGHHGTLEQGTLKVGDVLRAEIDAHRRARTQRNHSATHLMHKALREVLGAHVQQKGSLVDAEKTRFDFAHNAPMTDDEIRRVEQIVNNEILANAPGIVRVMPYDEAVKGGAMALFGEKYGDEVRVLDLGFSRELCGGTHVSRSGDIGFFKIVVEGGVAAGIRRVEAITGDNALRYVQELDARVNEAAAALKAQPSELTQRIAQVQDQVKSLEKELGALKSKLASSQGDELAQQAVEIGGVYVLAATLDGADAKTLRETVDKLKDKLKSAAIVLAAVEGGKVSLIAGVTPDASKKVKAGELVNFVAQQVGGKGGGRPDMAQAGGTEPANLPGALAGVKGWVEERL; from the coding sequence ATGAAAGCTGCCGAAATCCGCGAGAAATTTCTCAAATTCTTCGAATCGAAGGGCCACACGATCGTCCGCTCGTCGAGCCTCGTGCCCGGTAACGACCCCACGCTGATGTTCACGAACTCGGGCATGGTCCAGTTCAAGGACGTGTTCCTCGGCACGGACCCGCGTCCGTACTCGCGCGCCACGACGGCGCAGCGCAGCGTGCGCGCGGGCGGCAAGCACAACGACCTCGAGAACGTCGGCTACACGGCGCGCCACCACACGTTCTTCGAGATGCTCGGCAACTTCTCGTTCGGCGACTACTTCAAGCACGACGCGATCAAGTTCGCGTGGGAACTGCTGACCACGGTGTACCAGCTGCCGAAGGACAAGCTGTGGGTCACCGTGTACCAGGAAGACGACGAAGCCTACGACATCTGGGCGAAGGAAGTCGGCGTGCCGACCGAGCGCATCATCCGCATCGGCGACAACAAGGGCGCGCGCTACGCGTCGGACAACTTCTGGACGATGGGCGACACCGGCCCGTGCGGCCCGTGTACCGAAATCTTCTACGACCACGGCCCGGACGTGTGGGGTGGCCCGCCGGGGTCGCCTGAAGAAGACGGCGACCGCTACATCGAGATCTGGAACCTCGTGTTCATGCAGTTCAACCGCGACGCGCAGGGCAACATGACGCGCCTGCCGAAGCAGTCGGTCGACACCGGCATGGGCCTCGAGCGTCTCGCCGCGGTGCTGCAGCACGTGCACAGCAACTACGAGATCGACCTGTTCCAGAACCTGATCAAGGCCGCCGCGCGCGTGACCGAGATCAGCGACCTCACGAACAACTCGCTGAAGGTGATCGCCGATCACATCCGCGCATGCTCGTTCCTGATCGTCGACGGCGTGATTCCCGGCAACGAAGGCCGCGGCTACGTGCTGCGCCGGATCGTGCGCCGCGCGATCCGCCACGGCTACAAGCTCGGCCGCAAGGGCGCGTTCTTCCACAAGCTGGTGGCCGACCTCGTCGCCGAGATGGGCGTCGCGTATCCGGAGCTGAAGGAAGCCGAGCAGCGCGTGACCGACGTGCTGCGCCAGGAAGAAGAGCGCTTCTTCGAGACGATCGAGCACGGCATGTCGATCCTCGAGGCCGCGCTGGCCGACGTCGAGGCAAAGGGCGGCAAGGTGCTCGACGGCGAGCTCGCATTCAAGCTGCACGACACCTACGGCTTCCCGCTCGACCTCACGGCCGACGTGTGCCGCGAGCGCGGGATGACGGTCGACGAGCCGGCATTCGACGACGCGATGGCGCGCCAGCGCGAGCAGGCGCGCGCGGCCGGCAAGTTCAAGGCCACGCAGGGCCTCGAATACACGGGCGCGAAGACCACGTTCCACGGTTACGAGGAAATCGCGTTCGACGACGCGAAGGTCGTCGCGCTGTACGTCGACGGTTCGTCGGTCAACGAAGCGAAGACCGGCCAGGACGCGGTCGTCGTGCTCGACCACACGCCGTTCTATGCGGAATCGGGCGGCCAGGTCGGCGACCAGGGCGTGCTCGCGAACGCCGCGACGCGCTTCGCGGTGGCCGATACGCTGAAGGTGCAGGCCGACGTGATCGGCCATCACGGCACGCTGGAGCAGGGCACGCTGAAGGTCGGCGACGTGCTGCGCGCGGAGATCGACGCGCACCGTCGTGCACGCACGCAGCGCAACCACTCGGCCACCCACCTGATGCACAAGGCGCTGCGCGAAGTGCTCGGCGCGCACGTGCAGCAGAAGGGTTCGCTGGTCGACGCGGAAAAGACCCGTTTCGACTTCGCGCACAACGCACCGATGACCGACGACGAAATCCGTCGCGTCGAGCAGATCGTCAACAACGAAATCCTGGCCAACGCGCCGGGCATCGTGCGCGTGATGCCGTACGACGAAGCCGTGAAGGGCGGCGCGATGGCGCTGTTCGGCGAGAAGTACGGCGATGAAGTGCGCGTGCTCGACCTCGGCTTCTCGCGCGAACTGTGCGGCGGCACGCACGTGAGCCGCAGCGGCGACATCGGCTTCTTCAAGATCGTCGTCGAAGGCGGCGTCGCGGCCGGCATTCGCCGCGTCGAGGCGATCACCGGCGACAACGCGCTGCGCTACGTGCAGGAGCTCGACGCGCGTGTGAACGAAGCGGCAGCGGCGCTGAAGGCGCAGCCGTCGGAACTCACGCAGCGTATCGCGCAGGTGCAGGACCAGGTGAAGTCGCTCGAGAAGGAGCTGGGCGCGCTGAAGTCGAAGCTCGCGTCGAGCCAGGGCGACGAGCTCGCGCAGCAGGCCGTCGAAATCGGCGGCGTGTACGTGCTGGCGGCGACGCTCGACGGCGCGGACGCGAAGACGCTGCGCGAAACGGTCGACAAGCTGAAGGACAAGCTGAAGAGCGCGGCGATCGTGCTGGCGGCCGTCGAAGGCGGCAAGGTCAGCCTGATCGCCGGCGTCACGCCGGATGCGAGCAAGAAGGTCAAGGCCGGCGAGCTCGTGAACTTCGTCGCGCAACAGGTCGGCGGCAAGGGCGGCGGCCGCCCGGACATGGCGCAGGCAGGCGGCACCGAGCCGGCGAACCTGCCCGGCGCGCTGGCGGGCGTGAAGGGCTGGGTCGAAGAGCGGCTCTGA
- a CDS encoding LysR family transcriptional regulator, translating to MDLAALAIFRAVVRENGVTRAAAKLNRVQSNVTTRIKQLEEELGAALFVRDGRRLVLTPAGHTLLPYAERLLALADEARDAVREDTPRGRLRLGTMESTAASRLPTVLARYHHAWPDVSLELVTGTTGWLIERVRDFEIDAALFARPPAPDTLPDTFETVPVFREDLVLLTPRGHPPVRTPRDVILPTLIAFERGCTYRKYVEQWYAAHGVKPARVLELGSYHAIVACVAAGAGVAVAPRSVLDLQPETGNIAAHVIPELEGIDTLLAWRQGYASAALAALRDALTEAARQPDGAAKPPVAVPV from the coding sequence ATGGATCTGGCGGCGCTGGCGATATTCCGGGCCGTGGTGCGCGAGAACGGCGTGACGCGCGCGGCGGCCAAGCTCAATCGCGTGCAGTCGAACGTCACGACGCGCATCAAGCAGCTCGAGGAGGAACTCGGCGCGGCGCTGTTCGTGCGCGACGGCCGCCGGCTCGTGCTGACGCCGGCCGGGCACACGCTGCTGCCGTATGCGGAGCGCCTGCTCGCGCTCGCCGACGAGGCGCGCGACGCGGTGCGCGAGGACACGCCGCGCGGGCGGCTGCGGCTCGGCACGATGGAGAGCACGGCCGCGAGCCGGCTGCCGACCGTGCTCGCGCGCTATCACCACGCGTGGCCCGACGTGTCGCTCGAACTGGTGACGGGCACGACGGGCTGGCTGATCGAGCGCGTGCGCGACTTCGAGATCGACGCCGCGCTGTTCGCGCGCCCGCCGGCACCCGACACGCTGCCCGACACATTCGAGACCGTGCCGGTCTTCCGCGAGGATCTGGTGCTGCTCACGCCGCGCGGCCATCCGCCGGTGCGCACGCCGCGCGACGTGATCCTGCCGACGCTGATCGCATTCGAGCGCGGCTGCACGTATCGCAAGTACGTCGAACAGTGGTACGCGGCGCACGGCGTCAAGCCGGCGCGCGTGCTCGAACTCGGCTCGTATCACGCGATCGTCGCGTGTGTCGCGGCAGGTGCCGGCGTCGCGGTCGCGCCGCGTTCGGTGCTCGACCTGCAGCCCGAGACCGGCAACATCGCCGCGCACGTGATCCCCGAGCTGGAGGGCATCGACACGCTGCTCGCGTGGCGGCAGGGTTATGCGTCGGCGGCGTTGGCCGCGTTGCGCGATGCGCTCACCGAAGCCGCACGGCAGCCGGATGGCGCGGCGAAGCCGCCGGTGGCCGTGCCGGTCTGA